DNA sequence from the Sylvia atricapilla isolate bSylAtr1 chromosome 15, bSylAtr1.pri, whole genome shotgun sequence genome:
CAGTGCCGGGGATCCCGGAGCGGAGGCTGAAGCTCTGGCGCCCTCCCTGAAGCTTCTTGCAGAGGCCGAAGTCAGAGATGACGGCGCGGATCTGCCCGTGGCGATTCGGGACAGAGATGAGGATGTTACAGGGCTTCAGGTCACGGTGCACTGCAAGTGAGAGTGTGTGGTGTcacctggcagggctggagcaaaCGGGGCTCTGCCACGGCCCCACGTGCTGCTGACCCCCACAGCTACtgcccaaaccccacagcacagctgaggaggggCTGCTGAGGGGGCTGCTGGCCCTTACCGATGCTGAGGGAGTGGAGGTGAGCCAGCCCGGACATGGTCTGGCGCAGCACGGACACCGGGTCCAGCCCACGGCGGTCAAAGCTGGGGCTCTCCACGTACTGCAACCAcacagagggagaggagctAAGCCTGATTTACCGGGCAAAGGCAAGCTGGCTGGAGAGACGCCACACCCCAGCGTGTGGTGGGTGTTGAAGAACAGCCCCTACAGAGGCTGTGTGTGCCCACGGCTGGTGTtcccagggctcccagcaggctgcagcagcagccccgtgCCCGGGCTCACCTCCTGCAGCGTGGCGGAGCACAGCTCGATGGCGATGTAGTGGAACTGCCGGTCCCTCTCCGTGCAGAAGTAGCGCACGACGTGGGGGTGCTCGTCTGACTCCCGGAGCAGCTGCACCTCCCGGTCCAGCAGGTGCACACACTCAGGCAGGAGTCGCTTCACGGCCACACTGCGGCCCTCGAACTGCCCCCTGCGCAGAGTGTTCCTCCTGTGGGCACGGCCCAGCCACGCTCCCGCAGTGCTGGAGCTCACCCACCGCAGCAGAGACCACTCTGCTGTGACCCCTAAAGCCCGGCCACATCACCGACAGGAAGAGATCCTCCCCAGAGTAAGCTGGGAACTGGAGGGTCTAAATTTTGTAGCAAAATGACATCCCTCACTTTTTACTGTgttcagtgctggaaaaaagGTTCAGCCAGAGCCTAGGGACTGTGCGAGGGGCCAGAGCAggtgcaggcaggcagggagggagtgCAAGGGGGACCTGCCCTGCGTACCCAGTGCCTGGTTATTGAGGGCCAtgagcccagctccaggatggGTGGGATGAGCACCAGAAGAAGGTGAAGGTGGTGAGCTGTTCTCAAAAGTCCCTGAACCAGTGGCCACCACGGTGTCACCCACCTGAAGACAAAGGTTCCTCCAGCTCCATGGCCCAGCACGTCTTTGGGGTTGAAAGAAACTTTCCCAACTACAACCAGGTCTGGTTTGGCATCTGCAAGGGAGAGAAGACAGCTGTCTGCCAGCCACCAAGCATTAGTTCTGTACGGAGGACATCTGCTTCTCTATTCGGCTGGCCATTTCTTGGGCCTTACTCTTATGTAGCCCATGCTTATCCAGCAGCAGATCTGGCACCTCCTCTCATCCCAGGTGGGCTGCAGCCCtctcatccctgtgcctgctctgggtgctggcATCTCTGAACAGAAGCCCCCACAGCTTGCCCATTCCCCCTGCCCTCACCTTCAGCAGCCAGGGGGACAGCGGGCTCTGGGCTGACTGTCCCGTTAGCTGGCTCCTTCAGGcaggctgaggggctggagctctgtgagAGCTCTGATGCACTTccctggctcagccccagctccttgGGCTCCTCAGGGACGCCCTCCCTGGAGACTCGGCCTGGGcgcagcatctcctgctgctgctgcaggagctgtatctgctgctccagctgctgctgctgtgccacatGTTGCCGCTGCAGTTTCTGGAACACAAACCACGGGAATGCCTGGAGCCACGCTGGGGCATCGGCTCCACTGTCCgtctccctgcacagccaccaCTCACCGTGAGCAGCAGGATCAGGATTGCCCCTCCCAGCAGGGCCGTGCCGATGCCAGCCATCACCAGCTCCCAGAGGCCAGACTCGGGATACACCTCCACCTGCTCCCCCGGCGTGAGGTCTGGCGGGAGCTGCCCCTCACTGCGGACAGCTGGCTCCTCCGGGCTGCTCGGGGCCAGGAACTGCAACACACACCCGGGGCTGGGTGACACAAGAGGCACAGACTGCAGGGCACTTGGGTTTGGGACTTCCTCGCTGTCCTATCCCATCCCAAACAGCACAGACTCTTCAGTGACCCAGCACCCCTCAGCACTCACATCGTCGAACACGGTCCTGGTGGGAGGAGCCCTGGGGATGATGGTTTCCGTGGTTTTCCTCAGGTTCTCTGGGAAGGCTCGCAGCATCGTGGTGTGGACTACGGGAGGCAGCTCATGGTGCCCTGTGGCAGGAGGGGAACAGAGACAATCCTCAGTTCACCTCTTGGTTTCAGCACCCATCCcttgccagcagccctggctctcctggagcacagggGTTGCTTCTCATGGGACCCCCAGCATGGGTAACTGTGACCTTGCTCCAAAGggtccctgcccaccccagcacAGGGTACCCGGCAGTCAcccctggggaggggacaaggATGGGCTGAAAGCCCTCGGTGACTCAGCCTTAATCCCATTCATCCCACTGGGCAGAGCAGGTTGGGCTATTGCCCCtaaagcacaggagcagctcaggctgctccctgccGGGCACTGGCTAGGAGCCAGGACACGGGTAAGTCTGTGCCTACCACAGATCCACACCTATGAGGAGCCACTGGTTGTGAAGTGAGGTGATGCTGCCCTGTGGGTACTTGACGTTGGTGCTGGGTGTGATCTCACACTCCCCGGACTCTCTCATGGTCACGTCGTCCGTGGTGGGGCCGTCGATCCTGGCCAGGGTgatgccctggggctggggacgTGGCAGCTTGTAGGGCACTGTGGGCTGGAGGTGCCTGTGGCAGCTCAGCCTCAGTGAGGACATTCAGTGGGGACACTCACCACCAGTGCCACGCTGCCATGCACCAGGGACGTCACGGCGTAGAAACTGGCCGCGTGTTTTCCCACGTAGAGCGCCGGCCTGGGGGGCAAGGACAGGCATCACCTTCCATCCCTCACGGAGCGGGGTGGCCAGGCACAGAGGACACGAATGCCACCGCCTGCCACCGCTCAGGAACCACATACAGCAGCTGTGTCTTGGTGGCAGCAAAGTCTTTGACAGACTGGTAGCTCCACTTGAGGACGTGGATGTCCTGGGACTGGAAGGTGAGGTAGCGCAGGGTCTCCATGGCCAGGTTGAGGTGGGGGAGGCGGCGCAGGCTGTCCTGGTGCCACAGGTAGATGCCGACCACAGGTGAGCCATAGTTCTGCGCCCACAGCACCTCCCCGCTCTCCTTGTCCAGGGTGACCACCAGCCCGTCCCCACTTGAGGCCAAGTGTGCCATTTCTAGAGAGAGCAAGAGGAATGAGGGATGCAGCAGttgggctgtgtctcctccagTCATCCTCAGTTCTGCCACCGGCCATGGGCTGCTGCCTGTTCTCCCCAGAAATGGGCACAGCTGCGACCCGCTGGCCCTGGCACTGTCACCCCAGGTCCCTGCACAACCAGAGTCCCGTGGGCACTGGGGAGCTGGGTGCCACAACTGCCACGGCTCCcgtggctgctgcagtggcacTCACTGTAGTGGTAGGACTCCTCGCAGAGCGGGGCTGAGTACTCAGAGAAGGTGGCATTCCAGCGCAGCTCCCGTGACTTGGTGTCATACATGGTGATGACATactctggggacaggagcagggcacAAGGTCATCTCCAGCGCCCCATTCCTGGCACCAGGAGGTCGATGGGGGCACACGACTGGCTTACGGGTCCGTCCGATGTAGAGCAAGGGGCTGGATGGGCACAGACCATCCCAGGCCTCTGTTGAGAGGGTGGTCTGCTTCTCCCCCGACTTGGGGTCCACAATGAACCACGTGTCCTGCTTCTTCCctggaagaagaaggaaaatgctttctttgtttgctcccacagccctgcttgTCCCCAGGAGCTCCCACTGAGCTCCTGCCTGAGCCCCCCAGAGCCGCGGGACCCCCGGTACCGGTGTAGAGCACTCCATCTGAGCTGCGGCACGGCGAGGACTGCACCAGCTCTGGGATGGTGAATGGCAGCTTCTgcaacagagcagagcaggggcagggccaCAGTCACCtctccagcccagggcaccCCAGGGGGTTCACAGGAtgcccacagccccacagccctaCTGACCATCAAGccttctttgttctttcctccTAGGATATACAGGCTGCCATCATTGGGGTCTGGAAGGAATGCTGgcctgggaaggaggagagaaggatAAAACATCAGCtaccccctgccctgggcacctccAAGGACACAGAGTGGCTACACTGCAGAATCCCCTTTAGCAGTTTGCTCCAGGGTGAGTCACTGCAGGACATGACCTTTTCTGGACACCTGCAGCACTGGATTTGGCAGGAGAAAATTCCACTCTGGTCAGTTCTGGGACTCCCCACAGCCACCTAGTGCCCACCTACCAGCCTGGTGGATGCCCTGCCTGTCTCAAGGAGCTCTTGCTGTCCTGCCTGTCCTTGAACTTTGAGGGGGATTTCCCTCTATTTCTCTCCATGCTGGTGTGTGTAGTCAAGCTGAGAGCTCCTCggctctgcagcagaggccAGCTCCTCCTCATCACCATGTGCCAAGCGCCAGCACCAGGGTCAGGGTAAGGTGATGCCATGATATGGCATTACGCCCAAGATATGGGCATTTCATTCCTCTGTGGTTCCCCTTTCCTGCTGTTGCTCCATCAGTTTTCAGAGAGcctcctgcactgcccagctgcCTGTGGGGATGACACTCACTCTGCCACATACACCGGCACCTGCAGAATGGGATCTGAAACAGAGAGTGAGAGGCCACATCAGCAGCGCTCCTGTGAGTGGTACAGCACACCACCGCTGTTACCCAGTGTGACattgtcacccagcccagccacgCAGCCTGTTTGCCTTTCAGAGCCAAAAGAGACACCAATGGCAGATGCTCATCCAccctcagctgtgcctggggccggggctgaggctggggctggcagtgcaccccagggctggaggcactGGCAGCCCAGAGCACATCCAGCAAGAGCCAGCCCAGGCGAGCATTCCCAAACCCCAAATATGCTCCAGGAGCCAGGCTGTAAGCAAATTCCCCCCAGTCACTACTCACCATCCTTCAGGGTCCACTTGATGTCCCCTGTGCTCTTGCTGACAGCGTGGAGGTTCCCATCCAGTGTGGAGATGAAGAGCAGTGTTTCTGGGACAGTCACAGCACTGCCTTTGAGGCTCTAGGACAGACACACCATCCTCAAGAGCTCAGCCAGACTTGGGAAAAATCCCCCAGGCCGGGtcctctgcacagctcagctcctgggggcAGCTGCACCCTCAGTGACTGGCACCACTCGCACCTACagcccctggctctgcagcactgctcacaTCCCACCAGAGCcatcctggggctggagcagccttccttctccctcctctccctggaaCAAGTTTTCCCACAGGTGGGATGAACTGCAGTGTGGCCGTTCCCAGTCACAGCCCTGGATGCCTTTCTAAAGGTGACAAGGGCAGCCCAACCATAGGCTCCTTCCAGAAACAAACGAGTCTGGTGACTTTTCATGCCAGAGAAGTGATGATTGCTTGCCCATGCCTTCAGAGGTGCAGGTTTCAGCTATCTGACACTGAGGAAGTAATTGCAAATTCACCTGGGAAGAGGAATTGCTGCTTCCACGTATGGCATCTGCATAGCGAGTGCCAGCTCAGCCAGCGCCACATACACCAGCCTCACCCTCTCAGCAAACAGGGATGGGCAAACAGCACAGGACCCACACGGCTCTGGCAGGCCCTGATTTGGCGGCAGCACCTGAGCCCCTGGCTGGCTACATACTAGCACGAGGAGCCCAAGGACACCCCTGGAGCCCAGCCCCTCCATAgtcccctggctgctctgggagcctgagctggcagagcctgTCCTGGGGGCCTGTCCAGGCTGTGGAGCAGGGACcagccagcagcctgtgcccagccagTGCCTACATGTGAGTCTGAGACCATTTGCAGAACAGAACCTGACAGTACAAGACTAGCTGTGGCATGGCAGGGCCAGGAGATTCCTTCAGCTGCAAcaaagcagcacacacagcttcCCTCACAACGCACCTCACACCCACCTCTACATATCCAGCTCAGTTCTTTTATTTGCACTtctttttgtttagttttcagGTGAGGTCAGAGTGAGTTTCCCTGTTCTGGCTTTGCCCAGCGAACAcagtggggcaggcagggaagaaGACTGCTCCCCACCatggctcctcctgcccctaTGGCCATGCAGGTGGGattgctgctggctggggacatgCCAGGCTGGCAGACACGGGGCTCTTGCAGTATGGCCACCTGCCCGGGGGAAACTGAGACTGCCGAGCCCCCCTAGCTGTCAGGGCTCTCCACTTCCCCTATGATGCTCTGGGGTTTTTCCACCCCTTCTGTAAGTGTTTTGGTGCCAGGGCACTCAGGCAAAGGCCAGGCTGCCTGGCCTGCTCCCCATAAGCCGACACAGGCAGAACTGGGAGCACTGGATGCCTAGGAGCTGCCGCCCTTCCCCTGGCCCCAGCCCCAGTTGCCCCAGCAGTCGTTctggccagccccagcccagaaGTGTGGTTGTTGCCATGGGCTgttcccaggagctgtgctttcCCGAGGTTCCCACCACAGCACTCCAGACTCTGCGGTGATGCCGCTGGGGCCAAGCTCAGCCGTGGGCTCGGGGCACACTCTCTCCCCCCAGGATGGATAGAGAGGGACGGCCAAGCACAGACAGAAACTCGGCGCCAGCATCCCCTGCTTCCTGCTCTGAAGCAGCTCTATCCGTGTAATCCAAAGCCACCTTGGCACACTGCCTATCCTCTTGAACCgccaccagctgcaggagctggatccGGCTCCGAAGGCACCTCGCCGACAGGGAgcacctccctgcagcagctccgcGGGCAGGACCAGGCAGGAGGGGGCCGAGGACACCCCGGGAAGGGGACTCCGCTCCCGGTCCCAGCCAGGCCCAGGGGCGACGATGGAGAACAACCTCCGCTCTGCGTGCCGCAGGGCCCCTCGCCCGGGTGACATCCCGGGCGTTCCCATCGCACAGCGGCCAACGCCACTCAACTACGGCCGCGGGACGCCCCGGTAGCATCCCGGCCCCGCGGGCACCACGGCCCCCTCACCCACAGCATGGACACCTTGTGGGTGCCCCCCGCACCACCCGCTCGGCCGAGGGGCGGCTGGAGCCCCGCTCACCGGTGTCACCTGCCCCGAGCGCGGGGtgcccctgcccggggctgccaCACCCCGGGCACCGAGCACCGTGCGCCGGAGCCCTCCCGCACGACACGCGGGGCACAGCGAGCACGGGCTCACACCGGGAACCGCGGGGGCACCGCACTGTTTCTCCCCGACCTTTCCCCCGCGCTGTCGCCCCgcactgtcccctcccgggcGCCGTCCCACCCTCGCGCAgcccccgctccccgcggcgGCCCGTACCTGTGCCGggggcggcggcagcagcagcaggagcagcggcaggagcggcggcagcagcccccggagcccccgcgggcgcggcgcggcggggccgcccaTGTCCCGGCCAGGccaggccgggccgggccgcgctgcCGCCGTGAgtcagcggggccggggcgggtCCCGGACGCGGCTCCCGCCCCCCCGCGCTCCGCACACGCACCCCGACCCCGCGGGCCCATCGGCCTCCCCGCCCCGGTGCCCTCCGGTTCCCGACCGCCTCGCACCGCCGGAGGAGCCGCCCCCGCCGTCAGCGCACAGCCCCGCGGGCCCCCGCTGCGGGCACCGGGCCGAGGAAAGTTCCTGTGGCCGGTAACGCGGGGCGAACCCTCCCGGCCGGAGCGCTGGGGGACCCGGCTCCTGCCGCCCCCCGCTGCAGCTCCCCCTCAGCCCCGTGTGCCCGAGGGACAGCGGGGAGCGGGGGTGCGCTGGGAGCCCCGCCTGGGCTGGGCGCTGGACCCGACAGGACACACCTGGACACAGACCCAACAGGAACCTGCCCGCTGGCACACGCTGGGACAATGACAGAGTAACCCGGGGGCCATTGAACTGTCTCAGAGATGGGGTTTTGGGTGGGGGGAGAGGAGGTGTCCGAGGGCGGGGACGAAGCCGAGCAGCGCCTGTTCAGCGCGACGAACCTGAGGCTGCTgaaagcccagctctggggctgctcccgaGCACCCGCTTCGGGGGCTGTTCAATGGGAGTGGGACAGCGACACCGCACCAAGGCTGGGCAAAAAAAGTGTAAAAGCAGATTAAAGCTTGGCTTTGGGCAGAGAGGTAGGGACCAACCTGTAACTCACAGCCCGTGCGAGTGCAGTGGCACAAGGCAGCAGAAGCCAAATCGCCACCGTGGGAGATGGGCACCCACAGCTTTGATGTGTCACCAGATGTGGGGTCCTCTGAATTTCAGCCTGGGTCCATCTTCCTGCAAAGAAACTCACTACAAACCCGTTGCTCACAGCTGTTCATGTAGGAGGAAGCAGCTCAGTACATACAGAATATTGAAACACTCGAACACAGAACTACTTAATTATCAAACTTTAATTAATAAGACTAATCTTACAGAATAAAACACCAGGATAACCAGTCAAGgttacacttaaaaaaatccagcagtgcAAATCTAAGACTAAATATTTGTCATCTCCCTCCCCCCAAAATAGGCAatagattatttaaaaataccataATACATGGTACTCACatattccatttaaaataaatctgcagtGGACACAAATATCTaaattttggtgggttttttttaatataaaaccaAAGAATTAATTGCTTTGAGTATGGATAAGACAGAGTGAACTTCCATGAGCTACCAAGGCAAATCCTTGGCTAGAAGGTAAAATGGCCACGTTTCATACAATACTTGCTACGGCTCTCCTGGTCCCCCGCTCCCCTCCGGTGACAAGGACATTCACTAACAAAACAAGATGCCTCATTTTAacagctggggagaggctgctggACAGAACTGAGGGTGCAAACAGGTCCACTGGAAAAACCAAGttacaaaggaagaaaagtaaacGAAGGGAAGTCTGGAAACAAGCCCTGCGAGGATGGGAGCAGAGTGCTGTGCCTGGGCCAGAGGCAGTGGCGGGGTCGGGAGcgtggctgtggggcaggagtgCAGAGCAGACCCCACTGCAGCATCTGGGCAGCACAACAGCAGGGAATTGTTCCTCTTTGGCCCTCAGAGCACGGAGCAGTGGGCACCAGCCAGCAGGTGCAAGCTGGACAGGGTGTGTGTGGCACCAGCAGCGTGGTGGTGGCGACAGTTTCTAATCTCCTTTGAATCCAGATCACTCTTCCATCACCAGAACATCCTGACTGTAGTTACACATTCCTTATCCATGTCATTAatggaaattaataatttattttaaacttggTATGAAACCATGTGAGTAACAAGCAAGACAGTCTCTGTTCAAACCCCAACCAGGCTGAGCACCCACACTTCTGCATTCCCAACAAAGTAGTGATCCTGGGACTGCTTACACTTGGCATGCACAGAGGAAAGAATACTGGACTTAAGACAAGTAGAGAAAGAGaaacctgcagtgctgggcatggagaggggaaagggatgGCACACAGGTGAGCTGTGATACTCAGGGTCATGGAATAAGGTTGGGAGCTGGGGGACTGACA
Encoded proteins:
- the ERN2 gene encoding serine/threonine-protein kinase/endoribonuclease IRE2 isoform X1 — its product is MFYPSLLLPRPAFLPDPNDGSLYILGGKNKEGLMKLPFTIPELVQSSPCRSSDGVLYTGKKQDTWFIVDPKSGEKQTTLSTEAWDGLCPSSPLLYIGRTQYVITMYDTKSRELRWNATFSEYSAPLCEESYHYKMAHLASSGDGLVVTLDKESGEVLWAQNYGSPVVGIYLWHQDSLRRLPHLNLAMETLRYLTFQSQDIHVLKWSYQSVKDFAATKTQLLPALYVGKHAASFYAVTSLVHGSVALVPQGITLARIDGPTTDDVTMRESGECEITPSTNVKYPQGSITSLHNQWLLIGHHELPPVVHTTMLRAFPENLRKTTETIIPRAPPTRTVFDDFLAPSSPEEPAVRSEGQLPPDLTPGEQVEVYPESGLWELVMAGIGTALLGGAILILLLTKLQRQHVAQQQQLEQQIQLLQQQQEMLRPGRVSREGVPEEPKELGLSQGSASELSQSSSPSACLKEPANGTVSPEPAVPLAAEDAKPDLVVVGKVSFNPKDVLGHGAGGTFVFRGQFEGRSVAVKRLLPECVHLLDREVQLLRESDEHPHVVRYFCTERDRQFHYIAIELCSATLQEYVESPSFDRRGLDPVSVLRQTMSGLAHLHSLSIVHRDLKPCNILISVPNRHGQIRAVISDFGLCKKLQGGRQSFSLRSGIPGTEGWIAPETSAVDIFSAGCVFYYVVSGGQHPFGDSLRRQANILAGSYQLSCLQEEAHDKLVARELIVAMISSEPQRRPSASVVLVHPFFWSQEKQLQFFQDVSDRVEKEPAEGPIVSALESGGRAVVRTNWRMHITLPLQMDLRKFRTYKGGSVRDLLRAMRNKKHHYHELPADVRVALGSVPEGFVQYFTSRFPRLLLHTHGAMRVCAHERIFRPYYCQGLRGDGA
- the ERN2 gene encoding serine/threonine-protein kinase/endoribonuclease IRE2 isoform X2 — protein: MEGLGSRGVLGLLVLVCSQPGAQVLPPNQGLPEPCGSCAVCPSLFAERVRLVYVALAELALAMQMPYVEAAIPLPSLKGSAVTVPETLLFISTLDGNLHAVSKSTGDIKWTLKDDPILQVPVYVAEPAFLPDPNDGSLYILGGKNKEGLMKLPFTIPELVQSSPCRSSDGVLYTGKKQDTWFIVDPKSGEKQTTLSTEAWDGLCPSSPLLYIGRTQYVITMYDTKSRELRWNATFSEYSAPLCEESYHYKMAHLASSGDGLVVTLDKESGEVLWAQNYGSPVVGIYLWHQDSLRRLPHLNLAMETLRYLTFQSQDIHVLKWSYQSVKDFAATKTQLLPALYVGKHAASFYAVTSLVHGSVALVPQGITLARIDGPTTDDVTMRESGECEITPSTNVKYPQGSITSLHNQWLLIGHHELPPVVHTTMLRAFPENLRKTTETIIPRAPPTRTVFDDFLAPSSPEEPAVRSEGQLPPDLTPGEQVEVYPESGLWELVMAGIGTALLGGAILILLLTKLQRQHVAQQQQLEQQIQLLQQQQEMLRPGRVSREGVPEEPKELGLSQGSASELSQSSSPSACLKEPANGTVSPEPAVPLAAEDAKPDLVVVGKVSFNPKDVLGHGAGGTFVFRGQFEGRSVAVKRLLPECVHLLDREVQLLRESDEHPHVVRYFCTERDRQFHYIAIELCSATLQEYVESPSFDRRGLDPVSVLRQTMSGLAHLHSLSIVHRDLKPCNILISVPNRHGQIRAVISDFGLCKKLQGGRQSFSLRSGIPGTEGWIAPEVLQEAPKENPTSAVDIFSAGCVFYYVVSGGQHPFGDSLRRQANILAGSYQLSCLQEEAHDKLVARELIVAMISSEPQRRPSASVVLVHPFFWSQEKQLQFFQDVSDRVEKEPAEGPIVSALESGGRAVVRTNWRMHITLPLQMDLRKFRTYKGGSVRDLLRAMRNKKHHYHELPADVRVALGSVPEGFVQYFTSRFPRLLLHTHGAMRVCAHERIFRPYYCQGLRGDGA